Proteins encoded together in one Undibacterium sp. CCC3.4 window:
- a CDS encoding phage tail protein, producing MPRGLSHRPHWPTPLPTPQVFGNILPVGAIIAFAGQLGTSANSNLEASGWMLCDGRSLAISMYQELYAYLGFQYGGSDEAFLIPDLRGYFLRGADPDAKIDQDAAHRQPLGSGKPSDVGSLQSDALQNHVHLAAPGGVPVPTSGPPLASAIAPIAPTAAVDSGTTSADSVHISAHETRPKNISVHYVIRFTNRLHHPT from the coding sequence ATGCCGCGCGGATTATCCCACCGCCCTCATTGGCCAACCCCGCTGCCAACGCCGCAAGTATTTGGCAACATTTTGCCGGTAGGTGCCATCATCGCCTTTGCCGGCCAACTCGGCACGTCGGCCAACAGCAATCTGGAAGCCTCCGGTTGGATGCTGTGCGATGGCCGCAGCCTGGCGATCTCGATGTACCAAGAGTTATACGCCTACCTCGGTTTTCAGTATGGTGGTAGCGACGAAGCGTTTCTCATTCCCGACTTGCGCGGTTATTTCCTGCGCGGTGCCGACCCCGACGCCAAAATCGACCAAGATGCCGCGCATCGCCAGCCGCTGGGCAGTGGGAAACCAAGCGATGTCGGTTCGCTGCAAAGCGATGCATTGCAAAACCACGTCCATCTGGCCGCGCCAGGCGGCGTGCCGGTGCCGACCTCCGGCCCGCCGCTGGCCTCAGCGATCGCGCCGATTGCACCGACTGCAGCAGTAGACAGTGGCACCACGTCGGCCGATAGCGTGCACATCAGTGCGCACGAAACCCGGCCTAAAAACATTTCCGTTCATTATGTGATTCGTTTCACCAACCGCTTGCACCATCCGACTTGA
- a CDS encoding lytic enzyme: MHAALVMKEHTMTIVIDPKRILRYANRPRPSYVSSLAQAQAMYDRYGISANALRAAHFTAQIMYESQALRAEQENLNYSANRLAAVWPSRFQPRGPLNPADYAHQPQALADYVYGNKNGNTEADDGYRFRGRGLLQLTFKSNYAAATRALQKLKPMAPDLCLNPDAVTEPDWALAVAAAVWEAKGCNGYADHDNINKVTRAINGGENGLAERKIWLRMMKQLFGV, from the coding sequence ATGCACGCCGCACTTGTGATGAAAGAACATACCATGACTATCGTGATCGATCCCAAACGTATCCTCCGCTATGCCAACCGGCCCAGGCCCAGCTATGTCAGCAGCTTGGCCCAAGCCCAGGCAATGTATGATCGCTACGGCATCTCAGCCAATGCCCTGCGAGCGGCGCACTTCACCGCGCAAATCATGTATGAATCTCAAGCCTTGAGAGCCGAGCAAGAAAATCTCAACTACTCGGCCAATCGCCTCGCCGCCGTTTGGCCCAGCCGTTTCCAACCACGCGGCCCGCTCAACCCGGCCGACTACGCGCATCAGCCGCAAGCACTGGCAGACTACGTCTACGGCAATAAGAACGGCAATACCGAAGCCGATGACGGTTACCGCTTTCGCGGTCGCGGCCTGCTACAACTCACCTTCAAGAGCAACTACGCCGCTGCTACACGCGCTTTGCAAAAACTCAAGCCGATGGCACCCGACCTGTGTCTGAACCCCGATGCGGTCACCGAGCCAGACTGGGCTTTGGCGGTCGCCGCCGCAGTATGGGAAGCCAAGGGGTGCAACGGCTATGCCGACCACGACAATATCAATAAGGTCACACGCGCCATCAATGGCGGCGAAAACGGACTGGCGGAGCGGAAAATTTGGCTGCGGATGATGAAGCAGCTCTTCGGCGTGTGA
- a CDS encoding winged helix-turn-helix domain-containing protein, with amino-acid sequence MPVLSALNKRSYFEQGAFYLADCLVSPSSKTVLREEISRQIEPRAMDVLVVLCERAAMVVSAEELLQLCWGTTLFGDNPVHKVIAQLRHVLGDDAKAPVYIETIRKRGYRIVATVRAVAVGRQENWAGKSPFRGLQAFVEEYAEVFFGRDNAIEQLLQTVKASVRRPQALTVVLGPSGSGKTSLIRAGLLPKLMHGQGPQASLQLVSVTMLDLADTGDQPLLTALGSALIDWQIAGTDVFAGASSISLGQRLADDVMSVIAHLQNTLLTQALAPPYRRLALFVDRYEAVFTSPHVSVAARGDFIAVLDAFARSNAVLLIVACRNDFYPYIAECPFLMAGKAHGAHFDLTPPTNADIAQIIRLPAQAANLRFAVDAHTQARLDDVLCASALGRPDALPLLQYTLQELYRLRSDQDELSFAAFHQLGGVEGALGRRADEVLSTLSELQRGLLPRILSLLVALSENEEIVTSVRVPWSALHSVAERELVTAFVEARLFVSELVGQEAGFGVAHEALLRRWARVTAWIAEHREALRVRSRVALSASRWFKEKHSPDLLLPHGKQLHEARALLKLGSFSLSQLEIGYIHASNAKARWRERRRLLVLIALLSLTVLAIGLGLSAIAAKQTAQQRRHEAEGLMEFMLGDFADKLRPLGRLDLLDSISAKALEYLSLSDQEVSNSISQTQRAKALEVIAEVNIARGNPQLALHALKNSRAILLAQLDAAHNNKTILKQLGVNAFWQGQICLDQSDWVGAEGFFKQYQVYSDRLSSLDPGNVAVWIEQSYAHNNLGTLALKRGNPQAAAKEFLLSVDLKTRALLREPEQRVVAAELADSLSWLGSSKEAIGELSEALQMYERELHITKKLSDAAPGDALWSNRVSRALQHRADLALALGQENSALADYRQSQKILTAILEREPSNRVWQSNRLSAQLRELQILGYRGGASKLLPELEHVTRELSSMARLDPTKSLLLRLEATAHRNTAVILLDIHHFDDAKHQIDVSLRVLEMLYTKNQSDFHARVAFVNALLLASEIAAAAGDTAAARVACQKVEALIGVDAPGKADFRILDPWVRAQLCLGQSKAVPNAIAELARMGYHEFAYIRSISQLKIREKL; translated from the coding sequence ATGCCGGTTTTGTCTGCTCTCAATAAGCGTAGTTACTTCGAGCAAGGTGCTTTTTACCTGGCGGATTGCTTGGTCAGTCCGTCAAGCAAGACGGTTTTACGCGAGGAAATCAGTCGCCAAATCGAGCCGCGTGCGATGGATGTGCTGGTGGTGTTGTGCGAGCGGGCCGCTATGGTGGTCAGTGCGGAAGAGTTATTGCAATTGTGTTGGGGCACAACTTTATTCGGTGACAATCCGGTGCACAAAGTGATCGCCCAATTGCGCCATGTCTTGGGTGATGATGCCAAGGCACCGGTTTATATAGAAACGATACGCAAACGCGGCTACCGCATCGTCGCTACGGTGCGAGCGGTCGCGGTCGGTCGGCAGGAAAATTGGGCAGGGAAATCACCGTTTCGTGGTTTGCAAGCATTCGTGGAAGAGTATGCGGAGGTTTTTTTTGGGCGTGATAATGCTATTGAGCAATTATTGCAAACAGTGAAAGCCAGTGTCAGACGCCCGCAAGCGCTTACCGTGGTGCTTGGCCCGAGCGGATCTGGTAAAACCTCGTTGATACGGGCCGGGCTGTTGCCCAAATTAATGCATGGGCAGGGGCCTCAAGCGTCGCTGCAATTGGTCTCGGTGACGATGCTTGATCTGGCTGATACCGGTGATCAGCCATTATTGACTGCTTTGGGCAGTGCCTTGATCGATTGGCAAATTGCCGGCACGGATGTGTTTGCCGGTGCCAGTAGTATTTCTCTAGGGCAGCGTTTGGCCGACGATGTCATGTCAGTTATTGCTCACTTGCAAAACACCTTGCTCACGCAAGCCCTAGCGCCGCCGTATCGACGCTTGGCATTATTTGTCGATCGTTACGAAGCGGTATTTACTTCTCCCCATGTGTCGGTGGCTGCACGCGGGGACTTCATTGCGGTGCTGGATGCTTTTGCGCGCAGCAATGCGGTGTTGTTGATTGTTGCTTGTAGGAATGATTTTTATCCGTACATCGCCGAGTGTCCGTTCTTAATGGCTGGCAAGGCACACGGCGCACATTTTGATCTGACTCCACCGACGAACGCAGATATCGCACAAATTATTCGCTTGCCGGCGCAAGCGGCCAATTTGCGTTTTGCCGTCGATGCGCACACCCAGGCTCGCCTTGATGATGTGCTGTGCGCGAGTGCGCTTGGACGGCCTGATGCACTGCCATTATTGCAATATACATTGCAAGAATTATATCGTTTACGGTCGGATCAGGACGAGCTGAGTTTTGCGGCGTTTCACCAACTCGGCGGAGTCGAAGGCGCGCTGGGCCGACGCGCCGATGAAGTGCTCAGCACGCTGAGTGAGCTGCAGCGAGGACTGTTGCCGCGGATTTTGTCCTTGCTGGTCGCCTTGAGTGAAAATGAAGAAATCGTGACGAGTGTGCGGGTGCCATGGTCTGCCTTGCATTCTGTCGCAGAACGCGAGCTCGTTACCGCCTTTGTTGAGGCCCGGCTGTTTGTCAGCGAACTGGTCGGCCAAGAGGCTGGCTTTGGTGTGGCGCATGAAGCCTTGCTGCGGCGCTGGGCACGGGTGACCGCGTGGATTGCTGAGCATCGAGAGGCGCTGCGGGTACGCAGCCGTGTCGCCTTATCGGCATCGCGATGGTTCAAAGAAAAGCACTCGCCCGATTTACTATTGCCGCACGGAAAGCAATTGCATGAGGCGCGGGCTTTGCTCAAGCTCGGCAGTTTTTCGCTCTCGCAGCTGGAGATCGGCTACATTCATGCTTCCAATGCCAAGGCCAGATGGCGCGAACGACGGCGCTTGCTGGTATTGATTGCCTTGTTGAGCTTGACGGTGTTGGCGATTGGTTTGGGACTCAGCGCCATTGCCGCGAAACAAACAGCGCAGCAGCGCCGCCATGAAGCGGAAGGATTGATGGAATTCATGCTCGGCGATTTCGCCGATAAGTTGCGCCCGCTGGGACGCTTGGATTTGCTCGACAGTATCAGTGCCAAAGCGCTCGAATATTTGTCGCTGTCTGACCAGGAAGTGTCGAATTCGATTTCACAGACCCAGCGCGCCAAGGCCTTGGAAGTGATTGCCGAAGTTAATATTGCGCGCGGCAATCCGCAGTTGGCTCTCCATGCCCTGAAAAATTCCCGAGCCATACTGCTGGCGCAGCTCGATGCTGCACACAATAATAAGACGATACTCAAACAACTCGGTGTCAATGCCTTCTGGCAGGGACAAATTTGTTTGGACCAAAGTGATTGGGTGGGTGCCGAAGGCTTTTTCAAACAATACCAAGTTTACAGCGATCGCTTGTCCAGCCTTGACCCCGGCAATGTCGCGGTGTGGATAGAGCAATCGTATGCACACAATAATCTCGGTACCTTGGCCTTGAAACGCGGCAATCCGCAGGCGGCGGCCAAAGAATTCTTGCTCTCGGTCGATTTGAAAACCCGCGCGTTGCTGCGTGAACCGGAGCAGCGCGTCGTGGCTGCCGAATTGGCTGATAGTTTATCGTGGTTGGGATCGAGCAAGGAGGCGATCGGGGAATTGAGCGAGGCGCTGCAAATGTATGAGCGCGAGTTGCACATCACTAAAAAACTTTCAGATGCCGCGCCCGGCGATGCCTTGTGGTCGAATCGGGTATCGCGAGCCTTGCAGCACCGGGCCGATTTGGCGCTGGCGCTCGGGCAGGAAAACAGTGCCTTGGCCGATTACCGTCAATCGCAGAAGATACTGACGGCGATTCTTGAGAGGGAACCGAGTAATCGGGTGTGGCAGTCGAATCGACTCTCTGCGCAATTGCGAGAGTTACAAATTCTCGGGTATCGAGGCGGCGCGTCCAAGCTCTTACCAGAGTTGGAGCACGTGACGCGAGAGCTCAGTTCTATGGCGCGTCTTGATCCCACGAAATCCTTATTATTACGCTTAGAGGCGACAGCACATAGGAATACTGCGGTGATCTTGTTAGATATTCATCATTTTGATGATGCAAAGCATCAAATTGACGTATCCTTACGTGTCCTTGAGATGCTTTATACAAAGAATCAATCCGATTTTCATGCTCGCGTGGCTTTCGTCAACGCGCTGTTGCTTGCGTCGGAAATTGCTGCTGCTGCAGGTGACACCGCTGCTGCGAGAGTGGCGTGTCAAAAGGTGGAAGCTTTGATTGGTGTGGATGCGCCCGGTAAGGCAGATTTCAGAATTCTTGATCCCTGGGTGCGAGCACAACTTTGTCTGGGGCAGAGCAAGGCCGTTCCAAATGCGATCGCTGAATTAGCCAGAATGGGCTATCACGAATTTGCATACATCCGTTCTATTTCACAACTGAAGATAAGGGAAAAACTATGA
- a CDS encoding DsbA family protein, with protein sequence MMLSTLTYLFDPLCGWCYGAAPAIERLAQQAGFLVQLSPTGLFAGAGGRIMDAGFAEIAWSHDLRIAEKTGQVFSQAYRSQVLGQHGSRFDSACATLALTAVSLTAPQYELAALKHFQLARYVRGLDITDLRVVTVLLNEIACVAAAERLAQADAELNSVNYARMQHSQALIRSYGMTGVPQIIISDHTGSRLADPEILWGQRAK encoded by the coding sequence ATGATGTTAAGCACGCTGACTTATTTGTTTGATCCCTTATGCGGCTGGTGTTACGGTGCCGCACCCGCCATTGAACGTTTGGCGCAACAAGCGGGTTTTCTCGTACAGTTGTCGCCTACCGGCTTATTCGCTGGGGCTGGCGGGCGCATTATGGATGCTGGCTTTGCCGAAATCGCTTGGTCGCATGACTTGCGCATTGCTGAGAAAACCGGCCAAGTTTTCAGTCAAGCATATCGCAGCCAAGTGCTGGGTCAACATGGCAGTCGTTTCGATTCGGCTTGCGCGACATTGGCACTGACGGCGGTTTCTCTGACGGCACCGCAGTATGAACTGGCAGCCTTGAAGCATTTTCAACTGGCGCGCTATGTCCGTGGATTGGACATCACGGACTTGCGAGTGGTGACGGTACTGTTGAACGAGATCGCTTGTGTTGCGGCGGCTGAACGTCTGGCACAAGCTGATGCAGAGCTGAATTCGGTCAATTATGCACGCATGCAACATTCACAAGCGTTGATACGTAGCTACGGTATGACTGGCGTCCCGCAAATCATCATCAGTGATCATACCGGCAGCCGTTTGGCCGATCCGGAAATCTTGTGGGGCCAGCGGGCCAAATGA
- a CDS encoding MBL fold metallo-hydrolase encodes MLRTTLFAASLALASHASLAAAPLTVQVYTADAGSFNVNATLVYGETEAIVIDSGFTRADALRIAAKVLDSGKQLRTIYISQADPDYYFGAEILKVIFPQADVVTTPAVLEKLAAKMQAKLAFWGPKMATNAPHAPVLPRALSAPFLQLEGQTIEIRGTSGILAHRPYVWIPAIKTIAGNIAVVGNAHVWTADTQTVAERAAWIAQLDEMAALKPEIVVPGHMAAGTKTDASAITFTKDYLQSFEKNLAANKDSTGLIKAMQQAYPQLGTGTMSLEIGAKVNTGEMKW; translated from the coding sequence ATGCTACGCACCACACTTTTCGCGGCCTCGCTGGCCCTTGCTTCGCACGCCAGTCTGGCTGCTGCACCGTTGACTGTGCAAGTTTATACTGCCGATGCCGGTAGTTTCAACGTCAATGCCACGTTGGTGTATGGCGAAACCGAAGCCATCGTGATCGACAGCGGCTTCACGCGTGCCGATGCGCTACGTATTGCCGCCAAGGTGCTCGATAGCGGCAAGCAATTGCGCACCATCTACATCAGTCAGGCTGACCCCGACTATTACTTTGGGGCGGAAATCTTAAAAGTGATTTTCCCCCAGGCCGATGTGGTGACGACGCCGGCTGTATTGGAAAAGCTGGCCGCCAAGATGCAGGCTAAGCTGGCCTTTTGGGGGCCGAAAATGGCTACCAATGCACCGCATGCACCGGTGCTGCCACGTGCCTTGTCGGCGCCCTTTCTCCAGCTCGAGGGGCAAACCATAGAAATTCGCGGCACCAGCGGCATCTTGGCGCATCGCCCGTATGTTTGGATTCCCGCTATCAAAACCATCGCCGGTAATATCGCTGTGGTCGGCAATGCCCACGTATGGACGGCAGACACGCAAACTGTCGCCGAGCGCGCTGCTTGGATCGCGCAACTCGATGAGATGGCGGCCCTCAAGCCGGAGATCGTGGTGCCGGGTCACATGGCGGCCGGAACGAAAACCGATGCCAGTGCGATCACTTTCACCAAGGATTATCTGCAAAGCTTTGAAAAAAATCTCGCTGCGAATAAAGATAGCACCGGCTTGATCAAGGCCATGCAACAAGCTTATCCACAGCTCGGTACTGGTACCATGTCCTTGGAAATTGGTGCCAAGGTCAATACAGGCGAAATGAAATGGTAG
- a CDS encoding LysR family transcriptional regulator, whose product MDRLTAMQVFTEVAQSGSFSATADKLDMSRAMVTRYVGELERWLDARLLQRTTRSVTLTDAGENCLRRSQQMLALMQHVEEETCSRDAALRGQLRITCSVSLAYAQIAAAIVEFLQLYPQLKIDLNASEGALSLVEARIDLAIRISATPDPNLIGRLLAPCTSVLVAAPAYLAQHGHPAMPADLPAHRCLCYANFGQSVWKLQRGEEQMEVAVASNFSANEATALLRAALAGGGIALQPTYLANPHLLDGSLQVVLPDWNLPDMGIYALYPSRKHLSPAVRALLDFLVQRFATAAW is encoded by the coding sequence ATGGATAGACTGACAGCCATGCAAGTATTTACTGAAGTTGCGCAAAGTGGAAGCTTCAGCGCAACCGCCGATAAACTCGACATGTCGCGTGCCATGGTGACACGCTATGTCGGCGAACTCGAGCGCTGGCTCGATGCGCGTTTGTTACAACGCACCACGCGCAGCGTCACGCTCACGGATGCCGGTGAAAACTGTCTGCGCCGCAGCCAGCAAATGTTAGCCTTGATGCAGCACGTCGAAGAGGAAACCTGTAGTCGCGATGCCGCCTTGCGCGGACAATTACGCATCACTTGCAGTGTTTCTTTGGCCTATGCCCAGATAGCGGCGGCAATCGTAGAATTTCTGCAACTCTATCCGCAACTCAAAATTGATCTGAATGCCAGCGAAGGCGCGCTTAGTCTGGTCGAAGCGCGTATCGATCTGGCCATCCGCATCAGCGCCACGCCCGACCCCAACTTGATCGGTCGGCTGCTGGCACCATGCACCTCGGTGTTAGTTGCGGCACCGGCCTATCTGGCACAGCATGGTCACCCGGCGATGCCGGCCGATCTGCCGGCGCACCGCTGCCTGTGCTATGCCAACTTCGGTCAAAGCGTGTGGAAACTGCAGCGTGGCGAAGAACAAATGGAAGTCGCGGTGGCCAGCAATTTCAGCGCCAACGAAGCCACCGCCTTGTTACGCGCGGCTTTGGCCGGCGGTGGTATCGCGCTGCAGCCGACCTACCTGGCCAATCCGCACCTGCTTGATGGCAGTTTGCAAGTTGTGCTGCCCGATTGGAACTTGCCAGACATGGGTATCTATGCGCTCTATCCATCACGCAAACATTTATCGCCGGCCGTCAGAGCGCTGCTTGATTTTCTGGTTCAGCGCTTTGCTACGGCAGCGTGGTAG
- a CDS encoding type II toxin-antitoxin system HicA family toxin, protein MNSKHLSTLADIFTDPVSAALEWRKIEALFIACGAITVEGNGSRVRFELNDVVATFHRPHPEKEAKRYQVRDAREFLLTSSPP, encoded by the coding sequence ATGAATAGCAAACACTTGAGTACCCTCGCTGATATTTTCACCGATCCGGTCAGCGCTGCACTTGAATGGCGCAAGATTGAAGCCTTGTTCATAGCTTGTGGCGCAATCACCGTCGAAGGAAATGGTTCACGGGTTCGGTTTGAATTAAATGACGTTGTCGCTACTTTTCATCGCCCGCACCCGGAAAAAGAGGCGAAACGCTATCAAGTACGCGATGCCAGAGAATTTCTTTTGACATCCTCCCCGCCCTAA
- a CDS encoding type II toxin-antitoxin system HicB family antitoxin, protein MNIMMHKGYLAKIDYSDEDALFTGRLAGIDDVIGFHGQSVSELRAAMAVAVEDYLTTCKKLGRKPQKTYSGKFLVRIEPAVHARAAIAAQAEGKSLNAWIGEAIIYKQSAVA, encoded by the coding sequence ATGAACATCATGATGCACAAAGGCTATTTAGCCAAGATTGACTACTCGGACGAGGATGCGCTCTTCACCGGCCGACTCGCAGGCATTGATGACGTCATCGGTTTTCACGGCCAATCTGTGAGCGAACTGCGCGCCGCCATGGCTGTAGCAGTCGAAGACTACCTTACCACATGCAAAAAACTAGGCAGAAAGCCACAAAAAACCTACTCTGGAAAATTTCTGGTACGCATAGAACCGGCAGTTCACGCGCGTGCGGCCATCGCCGCTCAAGCTGAAGGAAAAAGCCTCAACGCTTGGATCGGTGAGGCAATTATATACAAACAATCGGCAGTTGCATAA
- a CDS encoding type 1 glutamine amidotransferase domain-containing protein codes for MKKVLMVLTSHSELGNTGRKTGFWLEELAAPYYVFKDAGVEVVLASPLGGQPPLDPKSDEPDFQTEQTKRFTADSQANAQLAATVRLDSLSQADFDAVFYPGGHGPLWDLVADQHSIALIESVIAANKPVALVCHAPGVLRDVKTAAGRPLVEGKKVTGFTNTEEAAVELTDIVPFLVEDMLKAKGGIYSQGPDWASYVLIDGLLITGQNPGSSAAAAALLLQQLS; via the coding sequence ATGAAAAAAGTATTGATGGTATTGACTTCGCATAGTGAACTTGGCAACACCGGTCGTAAAACTGGTTTTTGGCTGGAAGAGTTGGCCGCACCGTATTACGTTTTTAAAGATGCCGGCGTGGAAGTCGTGTTGGCGTCACCGCTCGGTGGACAACCGCCGCTCGATCCTAAGAGCGATGAGCCAGACTTTCAAACCGAACAAACCAAGCGCTTCACTGCCGATTCACAGGCCAATGCGCAATTGGCGGCGACGGTGCGCTTGGACTCGTTGTCGCAAGCCGATTTCGATGCAGTCTTTTACCCAGGTGGTCACGGTCCTTTGTGGGATTTGGTGGCCGACCAGCATTCGATCGCACTGATTGAGTCTGTCATCGCCGCCAACAAGCCGGTAGCACTGGTTTGCCATGCACCTGGGGTACTGCGCGACGTCAAAACAGCGGCCGGTCGTCCTTTGGTTGAAGGTAAAAAAGTGACGGGCTTTACCAATACCGAAGAAGCGGCCGTCGAGCTGACCGACATCGTGCCGTTTCTGGTCGAAGATATGCTTAAGGCCAAGGGTGGCATCTATTCCCAAGGCCCGGATTGGGCTTCCTATGTCCTCATCGATGGCTTGTTGATCACCGGACAAAACCCGGGTTCCTCAGCGGCCGCGGCAGCCTTATTGTTGCAGCAACTGAGCTGA
- a CDS encoding type II toxin-antitoxin system prevent-host-death family antitoxin, with product MHIEIGSYEAKTKLPELLRAVQLGQRYTITLRGEAVADLIPVEAAQKNEVAAGVAQMQKLMASYPPLLGIDTKALIEQGRD from the coding sequence ATGCATATCGAAATTGGGTCTTACGAAGCGAAAACAAAATTACCCGAATTATTGCGTGCCGTGCAGTTGGGTCAGCGGTATACGATCACACTGCGCGGCGAGGCAGTCGCTGACTTGATTCCAGTAGAAGCAGCGCAAAAAAATGAAGTCGCAGCGGGGGTTGCTCAAATGCAAAAATTAATGGCATCGTATCCGCCATTGTTAGGAATCGACACGAAAGCACTGATTGAGCAAGGCCGCGACTGA
- a CDS encoding PfkB family carbohydrate kinase, giving the protein MIVTFGEALVDMIEQEDGRFAAILGGSVCNFTLAVARQGMAVTYLNPFSIDTFGDRFTHHLRGAGVSLASPTRSLQPTSIAVVTLNEQKLPTYAFHRAAVADRDITAEQACAALPSAMTLLHTGGLTLVPDEIEKTLQIVRAAGKAGAIISIDANMRPMVCPDLTAYAAGVRKMLALADMVKVSDEDLRHLGLQHAEPIDAARTLFLDSNIKLIALTLGEHGGILLSRTEHVAQGIPAGVSVVDTVGAGDSFWAGLAASLQGAGHLSVAGLSTLNQTALENALRFAIATASLNVMRAGCNPPDSAEVAAFLAR; this is encoded by the coding sequence ATGATAGTCACTTTTGGTGAAGCACTGGTTGATATGATAGAACAAGAAGATGGCCGCTTTGCCGCTATCCTCGGTGGTTCGGTGTGTAATTTTACTTTGGCTGTGGCCCGTCAAGGCATGGCCGTCACCTATCTCAACCCTTTTTCCATCGATACCTTCGGCGATCGTTTTACCCATCATTTGCGTGGTGCCGGTGTCAGCTTGGCGAGCCCGACCCGTAGTCTGCAGCCGACCTCGATCGCGGTGGTCACGCTCAATGAGCAGAAACTACCGACCTATGCATTTCACCGCGCTGCCGTGGCTGACCGCGATATCACGGCAGAGCAAGCCTGTGCGGCCTTGCCGTCGGCGATGACACTGTTACACACCGGTGGTTTGACCTTGGTGCCGGACGAAATTGAAAAAACGCTGCAGATTGTCCGCGCTGCCGGCAAAGCCGGTGCGATTATCTCTATCGATGCCAATATGCGTCCTATGGTGTGCCCTGATCTGACTGCCTATGCTGCCGGAGTACGGAAAATGTTAGCGCTGGCGGATATGGTCAAGGTCAGCGATGAAGATTTGCGCCATCTGGGCTTGCAGCATGCCGAACCGATCGATGCTGCACGCACGCTGTTTCTTGATTCCAACATCAAATTGATTGCTCTGACCTTGGGTGAGCATGGCGGCATTCTGCTCTCGCGCACTGAGCATGTGGCGCAGGGAATACCGGCCGGTGTTAGCGTGGTCGATACGGTCGGTGCCGGCGACAGCTTTTGGGCTGGCTTGGCTGCGAGTTTGCAGGGTGCTGGGCACTTGTCGGTAGCGGGTTTGTCTACGCTCAATCAGACTGCGCTGGAAAATGCCTTGCGCTTTGCCATTGCCACTGCGAGTTTGAACGTCATGCGCGCTGGCTGTAATCCGCCTGACAGCGCGGAAGTGGCGGCGTTTTTAGCGCGCTGA